CCGCCGGATCGCCGTCATCACGGGCGACATGCAGTTTGAATGCGAAGCCGAACGTCTGGCCGCCTATCGGCAGACGATGCGGGAGCGTGGCTTGGAGGTCCACGACCGCTGGATCGTCAGGCAGCCGTTATTCTGCGAGCGCTGCGGCTATGATGCCATGCTCGCCATGATCGACCGCGGCCTCGACGTGACCGCCGCCATCTGCCACGGCGATCTGGTCGCCCGCGGCGCTCTGACCGCCGCCAGAGAACGCGGTGTGGTCGTTCCCAAGGATCTGAGCATCATCGGATGCGACAATCAGCCGTGGTCCGACCAGACCATTCCCGCCCTGACCACCATCGACGTCTTTCTCCAGGAACTCGGAGCCGTCGCGTTGCGTCATCTCCTTCAGCGGGTCAACCATCCGACGCTGCGGCCCCAGCGAATCGTGCTCGAATCGGAAGTCGTGGTCCGCAAGACCACCGCACCGCCGGGAGAACAGGCATGATCTCGGATTTCGAATTTCGAATTTCGGATTTGCGGAAGACCCGCCAACGTCGGCTGGTAATTCGACCGACTGAGACGCCCATTGATGCCATCCGTGGCCACTTTCCCTCACGGCGCTCATCCACCCGCGTTTCAAATCCGAAATCCTTCACCCTGATCGAACTCCTGGTGGTCGTCGCCATCATCGCCGTACTGGTGGCCATTCTGCTTCCGGCCCTGGCCCAGGCACGCGATGCGGCCAAGACCATCCAGTGCAAAAACAACCTGCGCCAGTTGGGGCTGGCGATGGTGGTGTACCAGCAGGATTTCAAGTACGTTCCGTACTTCTTCGGTTCGTTGACCGACCCGGACAAGTGGGCGGATCGCTACATTGCGGATCGGAAACTCGTGGTCTGCCCGGCCGACCCGTGGGGCGGATTCGAGCCCTACAACGGCGGCTCGTGGATCGATCCCAAGTACAACTACTTCGAACAGCGATGGAGTTGGGACGCTCCATGCTCATACTGGAACTTACTGAACCATCAGGCGAACTGGATGGGGAACTGGGGTGCGGCCTACGCCCTGATGATCGAATACAGCGGCAGCGCAAGCGGCGCCAACGGGCTGGATGTCGGCCAGGAGTGCACGTATATCCGCTGCATGAACTACGATACGATTCGCCACTCAAACCTCACATCGATCCACCTGGCCCCATCCGGCCGGGTTGCGGAATACCGCACATCCAACTCGGACCCCTACTGGCAGTGGGACTGGCCCGAGTGGTATCGCATGGACCTCTACTGACCAACACGTTCCTGGAGACAAAAAGTGCCTAACCACAGCCCCCGTCAAAGCCATGGTACGCGATCACCCATCCTGCTTCTGGCCTGCTTCGTCCTGAGCGCCGGCGCCGTCGGCCGCGCGGGTCCGCCAGCGCCGTGGGTCGAGGAGCGTTTCGACGACCTGGTCGTCGGCAACCTGCTCAACCAGAGCTCGCGTGCCAGCGAACTGCCCAACTGGGGACGGTGGGCTTGCGAGAGTTGGAATCCTCAGAGCCACCTGATCGTCGAAGGCGTCTCGGCTGGGTCCGACGGCAAGAGCGTCGAGGTCCGGACGGTCAACGGCTATCACAACCGCATCGCCCTCGAGACCCAGTTCGGCGGCGTGATCCGATGCCGGTTCGACTGGCAGCCGCGCCAGGGCCAGTGGACCTTCGCCGGATTCAAACGGCCCGACGCCGGCTGGGATGAATACCAGGCCGCGATCATGCTCCAGCCGCCCAAGGACGGCGGCCACGTCTTCACCTGGAAAGGCCGCGAACGCATCCAGATCGATACCGCACCCATGCAACCCGGCGACGGAACCAGCGCCGGACCGTGGTACGCCGTCGAAATGACCGTGCATCCGCGGGCGGTCGAGGGCCAACCGGGCACCTACTCCGTCAAGATCACCGGCCCTGACGGCACGATCGCCGAAGCCGGACCCCTCGAATTCTCCCACGCCGCCGACCAGGCGGTCGAAACGTTCGAAATCCGCAGCATCAAATGGTCCGAGCCCGAAGGCGAGGTCAACGGCTACTTCGACAACCTCGTGATCGAGCCCGAACCATCCGCGCCGCGGATCTCGATCGCCTGCGAGAAGTGGGGCCACGTCTACCACAAGGGCAAGCCCATCGCCCTTCAGCCGACGATCCTCGCCGGAACGCAAGCCGCCGCCGGACCCGCGGCGCTCACCGTCTTCGACCCTTACGACCAGGTCATCTTCGAACAGACCGAAACGCGAACGGTCGAAGCGAACGGCATCGACGCCACGCCGGTCACCATCCCGGCTGAGAAGCTCGAGCGGTACGGCCTGTATCGTGTCCGCCTGACCTTCGGCGAGGGCGACCAAGCCGTCTCGGCCAAGACCACGTTCCTGGTCGTCGAACCGCCCGATCCGAGCATTTCCAGTTTCGACTCGCCGTTTGGGGCGTTCCACTACCCTCAAGTCGGCGAGGATGGCAAGTGGGATCTCGTGGTCGATCAGATGTACGACATCGGCGTCCGCTGGCTGCGCCTCAATTTCCACTGGCACAGCGTCGAACCCGAAAAGGGCAAGCTCGACTGGGGCGTCATGGGCAAGTTCGCCGATTGCGCCCTGGCCCACGACATGCATGTGATGGCTGAGGTGGCGAACACGCCCAAATGGGCCAGCACCGCCGCCGACGACGAGCGGATCGGCGCCATCGACACCGGCGCCGGATGGATGTCCGTCGCGCCGCGCGATTTCGCCGACTGGGAGAACTTCTGCCGCAAGACCGCCGAGCGTTTCGGCGGCAAGGTCAAGTACTTCGAGGTCTGGAACGAGCCCGGCGCGCCGCTGGACTACAAGAACTTCAACGGCTTCTACCGCGACTCATCCGACAACTTCATCAAGCTGATCCAGACCGCCCGGCAGGCCGTCCGGTCCGTCGTGCCCGATGCCCAACTCGTCTCCAGCGGCTATCGCTGCGTCGACATCGGGCCGCACTTCGACCACTTCGTCGAGCGGGTGCTGGCCGGCGCCGCTGACGACATCGACGTGTTCGCCTTCCACGGCGGCGGCCACGGCGGCAACGCGACCAAGTACCACGACGTCCGCATCCTTCTCAAACAATACGGCCGCGACATCCCCATCTGGGACACCGAAGGCCCGGGCCTCTCTCGCGACACGTACAACACGGTCACCGGCTACATCGAGGAGTGGGCCAGAGGCGTCGAGAAGATGTTCGGCTTCATCTACGTGCTCCCTCGCTACGGCAGTTCGAATCTGGTCAATCCCGACTACACCCCGTCGATCGGCACCGCCGCCTTCGCCACGATGACCCGATTCCTGGCCGGGGCCGAGATGGAAGGCCCGCTGCGGCCCGGTCCCGCCGTTCGCGCCTATTCGCTGCGAAAGGGCGACACGCGGATCATCGCCGCCTGGTCCGAAGCGGGCGAGGAACGAGTCGGGCACTTCTACAACGCCAAAGAGACCTTCGACTGGCAAGGCAACCCCGGACCGCAGGTCGAACCCGGCGGCTACGCCGTCAACCAGGTCTCCGTTCCCGAAAGTCCGATCTACATCTTCTGTCCGCTCGACCTGGGCCTGCCCGAACCGAAGGAGCAGGAATAGCCGGTGACAGCGACACGCGGCGCATTGGCGATTGCGGCAATCGCGCTGGCGGCCTCGACCGCCGCAGCCGATCTGCGGGTCGCCGCCGTCTTCGACGACCACATGGTCCTCCAGCAGCAGATGCCCGTCCCCGTCTGGGGATGGGCCGACCCGGGCCAGAGCGTCACCGTCTCATTCGCCAGGTCTGAAGTCCAGGCCGTCGCCGACGAAGCCGGACGATGGCGGGTGAACCTCTCGGCGATGCCCGCCTCCGCCGAGCCGCAAGACCTCACCGTCGTCAGCGGCGGACGGAAGCTCGTTTGCCGCGACGTCCTGGTCGGCGAAGTCTGGCTGGCCGCCGGTCAGTCCAACATGGATTGGCCCGTCTCCGAGTGCCTCAACGCCGAAGCCGAGATCGCCTCCGCTGATCATCCGCGGATCCGCTACCTCAAGATTCCCCACCGCATCGCCGGAGTACCACTCGACGACCTCGACTTCTCATCCGCCTCGGCGGAGACGACCACCGCGCCCGCTGCGCCCAAATGGCGGGTCTGCTCGCCCGCGACCGTCGGCAGCTTCGACGGCGTCGGCTACTTCTTCGCTCGGTTTCTCCACCGCGAGCTGGATGTGCCCGTCGGCGTCATCAACGTCGCGTGGGGCGGCACGCACATCAACGGCTTTATCCCGCTGGCCGGCTACGAAGCCGAACCGGGTTTGTCCAACGAGTTGAACTGGTTCCGCGAAACCAAGGCCGAGTACCGTCAAGCCCGCGACCACTACGTCGCCGCGATGGACCGCTGGCTCACCGAAGCCAAGTCCAACCGCGCCGCCGGCCGGCCCGTGCCCGATCCGCTGCCACTCGCGTGGCCCGCCGATCCGATCGCCGCCAACCGCCACCTGCCCACCGCCCTCTGCAACGCGATGATCCACCCCCTCGTCCCAGCCGCGCGCCGCGGCGCGATCTGGTACCAGGGCGAGATGAACCTGATCGACGGCCTGTTCTACTTCGTCCGCATGAAGGGCCTGATCGCGGGCCTGCGAGCGGTCTGGAACCAGCCGGACATGCCGTTCTATTACGTCCAGATCGCACCCGGCGCCGACTCGATGCCCTGGCGGCTGCCGCTGCTGTGGGAGGCCCAAGCCAAGGTCATGACCGAAGTGCCACATACCGGCATGGCCGCCACGATGGACATCGGCGATCTCGACAGCGTCCATCCTCGTAACAAGCAGGACGTCGGCCGCCGGCTTGGCCTCTGGGCTCTGGCCCGAACCTACGGCCGCGAGAACCTCGTCTGCTGCGGCCCGATCTACGATTCGATGACCATCGAAGGCGATCGCATCCGCCTGCGATTCCGCCATACCGGCTCGGGCCTCGCCTCGCGCGACGGTCAGCCGCTCTCATGGTTCACCATCGCCGGCCCCGACAACAGCTTCGTCTCCGCCCAAGCCGAAATCGACGGCCACACCGTCATCGTCCGGCACAAGGACATCGCGAATCCCACCGCCGTCCGCTTCGCCTGGCACACCCAAGCCCAACCCAACCTCATCAATAAAGAAGGCCTTCCCGCGATCCCCTTCCGCACCGACTCGCCGCCGCTCGAGTCGTTCTATCACTGGCGCGGACCTGCCAGCCCCTGCACACCCGAAGACTAACCTCCCTCCGGTTCCGCTTGTTAGGGTCAGAAGCGCGGCTGCGTGGTTTGAGATGGTCGGAGACATCGTTCGGACCACGGGCGGCGGGCGGCCGGACAGTACGTCGCGCGGCGGCCCTCAGCCGCTCACCCGATCCGCCTGCCCTGGCGAAACGGCCTCCGTCAGAGGCCGGCTGC
This genomic window from Phycisphaerae bacterium contains:
- a CDS encoding DUF1559 domain-containing protein, encoding MISDFEFRISDLRKTRQRRLVIRPTETPIDAIRGHFPSRRSSTRVSNPKSFTLIELLVVVAIIAVLVAILLPALAQARDAAKTIQCKNNLRQLGLAMVVYQQDFKYVPYFFGSLTDPDKWADRYIADRKLVVCPADPWGGFEPYNGGSWIDPKYNYFEQRWSWDAPCSYWNLLNHQANWMGNWGAAYALMIEYSGSASGANGLDVGQECTYIRCMNYDTIRHSNLTSIHLAPSGRVAEYRTSNSDPYWQWDWPEWYRMDLY
- a CDS encoding sialate O-acetylesterase yields the protein MTATRGALAIAAIALAASTAAADLRVAAVFDDHMVLQQQMPVPVWGWADPGQSVTVSFARSEVQAVADEAGRWRVNLSAMPASAEPQDLTVVSGGRKLVCRDVLVGEVWLAAGQSNMDWPVSECLNAEAEIASADHPRIRYLKIPHRIAGVPLDDLDFSSASAETTTAPAAPKWRVCSPATVGSFDGVGYFFARFLHRELDVPVGVINVAWGGTHINGFIPLAGYEAEPGLSNELNWFRETKAEYRQARDHYVAAMDRWLTEAKSNRAAGRPVPDPLPLAWPADPIAANRHLPTALCNAMIHPLVPAARRGAIWYQGEMNLIDGLFYFVRMKGLIAGLRAVWNQPDMPFYYVQIAPGADSMPWRLPLLWEAQAKVMTEVPHTGMAATMDIGDLDSVHPRNKQDVGRRLGLWALARTYGRENLVCCGPIYDSMTIEGDRIRLRFRHTGSGLASRDGQPLSWFTIAGPDNSFVSAQAEIDGHTVIVRHKDIANPTAVRFAWHTQAQPNLINKEGLPAIPFRTDSPPLESFYHWRGPASPCTPED